In Deltaproteobacteria bacterium, the sequence TGCAATGCCCTGCTCCGTAAAGGCATAGGGATTGGCCCTGCGTAACCCTCCCCAACTTGAAGTCACAATTTGTGACTTCAAGTTTCTAACCTCTTGATTTTCCAATTGAAGCATAAAGTCATCTGGGAACCTTTCCAAATTCCTTTTGACAGCTTGAACGAGAACTTTTGGTTCCACACCATACAACTCTGCAAGATCGGTGCTCAACATGACCTTGCGCCCACGTAGAAGAAAAATCCGTTTTTCAATGTGCTCCATTGGAAGAATAAGATGAGTCATTGTGTTTACCTCCTGCAGAGACATAAGCAATCACCATGCCAGCCTAAGAGCAATTTATTGTGGATTTGGAACATGACTAAGGACGGTTTCTGAACACTCCCTGACGGATTTTGGTCATCACAATCGCCATGTCTCTTCTTGTGATTTTGGGGCGACTTTGCAAAAAGGGATCTCTGTGATCTTTGTTGTTTTGCCAGCCTATAACGAGCAGAAGAGTATTCCGCTTCTTTTTGAGCGGATCGGTTCGACCTTT encodes:
- a CDS encoding ORF6N domain-containing protein, giving the protein MTHLILPMEHIEKRIFLLRGRKVMLSTDLAELYGVEPKVLVQAVKRNLERFPDDFMLQLENQEVRNLKSQIVTSSWGGLRRANPYAFTEQGIAMLSSILRSRQAVLVNIEIMRAFVRLREMMATHKDLAQKLEQLEKKYDRQFKAVFDAIRELMTPPPLPPKRRIGF